The following are encoded in a window of Impatiens glandulifera chromosome 5, dImpGla2.1, whole genome shotgun sequence genomic DNA:
- the LOC124938704 gene encoding probable isoaspartyl peptidase/L-asparaginase 2 — protein sequence MGGWAIAVHGGAGVDPNLPWERQEEAKRLLTRVLNIGVSALRSSLPAIDVVELVVRELESDPLFNSGRGSALSANGTVEMEASIMNGNGRRCGAVSGLTTVKNPISLARLVMDKSPHSYLAFSGAEEFARQQGVEMVDNDYFITEDNIGMLKLAKEANTILFDYRIPIETCSVASQESPILMMNGLPISIYAPETVGCVVVDSEGRCAAGTSTGGLMNKMNGRIGDSPLIGSGTYACNLCGVSCTGEGEAIIRSTLAREVGAVMEYKGLKLKEAVDYVIKERLDEGMAGLIAVSSNGDVTYGFNTNGMFRGCANEDGLMEVSIW from the exons atgggCGGTTGGGCTATAGCAGTGCACGGCGGCGCTGGTGTGGATCCCAATCTACCGTGGGAAAGACAAGAGGAAGCCAAACGCCTTCTAACTCGCGTTCTCAATATCGGCGTTTCTGCTCTTCGTTCTTCTCTACCTGCCATAGATGTCGTTGAACTCGTC GTGAGAGAATTGGAATCGGATCCATTGTTTAATTCAGGACGTGGATCTGCTCTTTCTGCGAATGGAACGGTGGAAATGGAAGCGAGTATTATGAATGGTAACGGAAGGCGATGTGGAGCTGTATCGGGATTGACGACGGTGAAGAATCCGATTTCGCTTGCAAGACTTGTAATGGATAAATCTCCTCATTCATATCTTGCCTTCTCCGGCGCCGAGGAATTTGCACGCCAACAG GGCGTGGAGATGGTGGATAATGACTACTTTATCACGGAAGATAACATTGGAATGCTGAAACTAGCCAAGGAAGCTAATACCATTCTT TTTGATTATAGGATCCCAATAGAAACATGCAGTGTAGCATCTCAAGAAAGTCCCATTCTCATGATGAACGGACTCCCAATAAGCATATACGCGCCCGAGACAGTAGGATGCGTGGTAGTCGACAGCGAGGGCCGGTGCGCTGCAGGCACCTCCACGGGTGGGCTAATGAACAAGATGAACGGTCGGATCGGCGACTCACCCTTGATTGGATCAGGCACGTACGCTTGCAATCTGTGCGGGGTTTCGTGCACGGGTGAAGGGGAAGCGATCATTAGATCGACACTGGCCCGTGAGGTCGGGGCGGTTATGGAATATAAGGGATTGAAGTTGAAGGAAGCCGTGGATTATGTTATTAAGGAGAGGTTGGACGAGGGAATGGCGGGGTTGATCGCGGTTTCGAGTAATGGAGATGTGACTTATGGTTTTAATACTAATGGTATGTTTAGAGGATGTGCTAATGAAGATGGACTAATGGAGGTTTCCATTTGGTAG